In Nostoc sp. CENA543, a single genomic region encodes these proteins:
- a CDS encoding DUF11 domain-containing protein — MKHFLAAGMGAALIVVTVPFVSSAHSWHLSSAVAQNPQVQQALQLVLAAEKQVVTKDQQGKQKVSWQALTGAIKVMPGDVLKYTLSGENRSDRPIKNLTLNQPIPRGMVYVQNSAKTLREDAKITYSIDSGLSFVDNPTIKVTLADGKVETKPAPATAYTHIRVQLPSVAAKTTVKLTYQTQVR, encoded by the coding sequence ATGAAGCATTTTTTGGCTGCGGGAATGGGAGCAGCTTTAATTGTTGTTACAGTACCTTTTGTTTCTTCAGCGCATAGCTGGCACTTGAGTAGTGCTGTTGCTCAAAATCCTCAAGTTCAGCAGGCTTTACAGTTAGTTTTGGCAGCAGAAAAGCAAGTGGTAACTAAGGATCAACAGGGTAAGCAAAAAGTATCTTGGCAGGCTTTAACGGGAGCAATTAAAGTCATGCCAGGAGATGTGCTTAAGTATACATTGAGTGGGGAAAATAGAAGCGATCGCCCAATCAAAAATCTAACTCTCAATCAACCCATCCCCAGAGGTATGGTGTATGTGCAGAACTCTGCCAAAACTCTCAGAGAAGATGCCAAAATCACTTACAGCATAGATAGTGGACTTAGCTTTGTAGACAACCCCACAATTAAAGTGACTCTCGCTGACGGCAAAGTTGAAACCAAACCTGCACCCGCAACTGCTTACACTCACATTCGAGTGCAACTTCCCTCCGTAGCAGCAAAAACTACAGTTAAGCTAACTTATCAAACTCAGGTACGTTAA
- a CDS encoding DUF11 domain-containing protein, with the protein MNLVSRPLKKQRSLDINWGKRLTPILCLLGFLHTTAPITAIAQETRVVNIVNQATYTYTYEYQGKSILYQGSSSQLGVSSTPLVDPLGRILGCAGALLPDYTGFSVGVYEPNPSDPTGTELGQLVALTPTELPDLPNNNIPGGKSPNTQNVNPYAITNDPAGVYNFLLDPNKGQTDPGKIYIFVVNPPANSDYRQRRIKIEILNSTGSENDNVVRYVATSLDGQPISLTGETRVESTVVLVPNAEVVGLDLLAFEFTTNMCQASQMQIVKTGDRSAAEPGDTVIYRLSVRNLSDAALNNVVVTDNLPLGFNFLSKAVRGEIDGQLVPITATRNGNTVTLSTDANIPVKKVLNIAYAAQLTTDSLRGTGRNSAIVNALRADNRFSIKDGPATHKLTIRPGIVSDCGTIIGRVFIDKNFDGEQQPGEPGVPNAVIFLQDGNRITTDPNGLFSVANVLPGSHAGVLDLSSVPGYKLAPNKKFRERNSQSRLVRLEPGGLVRMNFAVTPISEEVVKP; encoded by the coding sequence ATAAATCTAGTGAGTCGTCCTCTTAAAAAACAGAGAAGCTTAGACATTAACTGGGGCAAACGGTTAACACCAATACTTTGTTTACTTGGCTTTTTACATACTACCGCACCAATAACAGCGATCGCACAAGAAACTCGTGTAGTTAATATTGTTAACCAAGCTACTTATACTTATACATATGAATATCAAGGGAAAAGTATTTTATACCAAGGAAGTAGTAGTCAACTTGGTGTAAGTTCTACACCCTTAGTTGACCCATTGGGAAGAATTTTAGGCTGTGCAGGTGCGCTTTTACCAGACTACACAGGTTTTTCTGTGGGTGTGTATGAACCTAATCCCAGCGACCCGACAGGAACAGAATTAGGGCAGTTAGTGGCTCTAACGCCTACAGAACTACCTGATCTTCCTAATAATAATATTCCTGGTGGTAAATCACCAAATACTCAAAATGTCAATCCTTATGCGATTACAAATGACCCAGCTGGTGTCTATAACTTCTTACTTGACCCCAATAAAGGTCAAACAGATCCAGGAAAAATATATATTTTTGTAGTGAATCCACCTGCTAATTCGGACTATCGACAACGTCGGATTAAAATTGAAATTCTCAACAGCACAGGTTCAGAAAATGATAATGTTGTGCGATATGTCGCTACTTCTTTAGATGGTCAACCCATTAGTCTGACTGGGGAAACTAGAGTAGAAAGCACAGTAGTTTTAGTTCCAAATGCAGAAGTTGTAGGGCTAGACCTATTAGCCTTTGAATTTACGACTAATATGTGTCAAGCCAGTCAGATGCAGATTGTCAAAACAGGCGATCGCTCGGCGGCTGAACCAGGAGATACTGTAATTTATCGTCTATCAGTCCGTAACTTATCAGACGCAGCTTTAAATAATGTTGTTGTTACCGATAACTTACCTTTAGGATTTAACTTTTTATCTAAAGCTGTCAGGGGAGAAATTGATGGTCAGTTAGTCCCCATTACCGCTACCCGTAACGGTAACACAGTAACCTTAAGTACAGATGCCAATATTCCGGTTAAAAAAGTATTAAATATTGCCTACGCTGCTCAATTAACAACGGACTCTCTACGTGGTACAGGTAGAAATAGTGCGATTGTTAATGCTTTACGTGCAGACAATCGTTTTAGTATCAAAGACGGGCCAGCAACACATAAATTAACCATACGTCCAGGTATAGTTTCTGACTGCGGTACAATCATTGGGCGAGTGTTTATAGACAAAAACTTTGATGGGGAACAACAACCAGGAGAACCAGGAGTTCCCAACGCAGTAATTTTCCTACAAGATGGCAACCGGATAACTACAGATCCGAATGGGTTATTCTCAGTAGCTAATGTCTTACCAGGAAGTCACGCTGGAGTATTAGACCTGAGTAGCGTTCCTGGCTACAAATTAGCCCCCAACAAGAAATTCCGCGAACGTAACAGCCAATCTCGTCTAGTGCGCTTAGAACCAGGCGGACTAGTGAGAATGAATTTTGCAGTCACTCCTATCTCAGAGGAGGTAGTTAAACCATGA
- the thrC gene encoding threonine synthase yields MTQAISTPNQTSNAAFSALKCKECGAEYELKAIHVCEFCFGPLEVKYDYNALRLSVTREKIQAGPNSIWRYRPFLPVATENVIDVGTGMTPLVRSHRLARRLGLNKLYIKNDAVNMPTLSFKDRVVSVALSRARELGFTTVSCASTGNLANSTAAIAAHAGLDCCVFIPADLEAGKVLGSLIYSPTLMAVKGNYDQVNRLCSEVANTHGWGFVNINLRPYYSEGSKTLGYEVAEQLGWELPDHVVAPLASGSLFTKIYKGFQEFVEVGLVEGKSVRFSGAQAEGCSPIAQAFKEDRDFIKPVKPNTIAKSIAIGNPADGVYAVDIAKKTGGNIESVTDAEIIEGIKLLAETEGIFTETAGGTTVAVLKKLVESGKIDPDETTVVYITGNGLKTQEAVQGYIGEPLTIDAKLDSFERALERSRTLDRLEWQQVLV; encoded by the coding sequence ATGACACAGGCAATATCCACACCAAATCAAACTTCCAACGCCGCTTTCAGTGCTTTGAAATGTAAAGAATGTGGCGCGGAATATGAACTCAAAGCCATTCATGTATGTGAGTTCTGTTTTGGCCCGTTGGAAGTTAAGTATGATTACAATGCTCTGCGTCTGTCTGTAACCCGCGAAAAAATTCAAGCCGGCCCGAATTCTATTTGGCGTTATCGTCCTTTTCTCCCTGTCGCAACTGAGAATGTCATTGATGTGGGAACAGGTATGACTCCCCTGGTACGTTCCCATCGTTTAGCACGCCGCCTGGGTCTAAATAAACTATATATAAAGAACGATGCAGTAAATATGCCCACCTTGAGCTTTAAGGATCGAGTGGTGTCCGTTGCTCTTTCCCGCGCGAGAGAATTGGGTTTTACTACTGTGTCTTGTGCTAGTACCGGTAACTTGGCTAACTCCACAGCTGCGATCGCAGCCCATGCCGGTTTAGACTGTTGTGTATTCATCCCCGCAGATTTAGAAGCTGGTAAAGTTTTGGGTAGCTTAATCTACAGTCCTACCCTCATGGCTGTGAAAGGTAACTACGATCAAGTCAATCGTCTCTGCTCAGAAGTCGCAAATACACATGGATGGGGATTTGTCAATATTAACTTGCGTCCCTACTATTCGGAAGGTTCTAAGACTTTGGGTTATGAAGTTGCAGAACAATTAGGCTGGGAATTACCGGATCACGTAGTTGCACCCTTAGCTTCTGGTTCACTATTTACAAAAATTTATAAAGGCTTCCAAGAATTTGTGGAAGTGGGTTTAGTAGAAGGGAAGTCAGTGCGGTTTAGTGGCGCGCAAGCTGAAGGTTGTTCACCCATCGCGCAAGCCTTTAAAGAAGACCGCGACTTTATTAAACCAGTGAAACCCAATACAATTGCTAAATCAATTGCGATCGGCAACCCAGCAGATGGTGTGTATGCTGTCGATATTGCCAAAAAGACTGGCGGTAATATTGAATCTGTTACAGATGCCGAAATTATTGAAGGCATCAAGTTGTTGGCAGAAACTGAAGGCATTTTCACTGAAACAGCAGGCGGAACAACTGTGGCTGTGCTGAAAAAATTAGTGGAATCTGGCAAGATTGATCCAGATGAAACTACTGTGGTTTACATCACTGGCAATGGTTTAAAAACCCAAGAAGCTGTACAAGGCTATATTGGCGAACCGTTGACAATTGATGCTAAACTCGATAGCTTTGAACGTGCTTTAGAGCGTTCTCGGACTTTAGACCGCTTGGAATGGCAGCAAGTTCTGGTTTAA
- a CDS encoding MoaD/ThiS family protein: MAVKVLVPTALQNFTNNQAALESSGSNIAELLDSLEKSFPGIKARLCDDNGQPRRFLNLYVNSEDIRFLDGTKTPLKDGDEVSIVPAVAGG, from the coding sequence ATGGCTGTAAAAGTTTTAGTCCCTACCGCTTTGCAAAATTTCACTAACAATCAAGCTGCTTTAGAATCTAGTGGTAGCAATATTGCTGAACTTTTGGATTCTTTAGAGAAAAGTTTTCCTGGTATTAAAGCGCGTTTGTGCGATGACAATGGACAGCCACGACGTTTTTTGAATTTGTATGTGAATAGTGAAGATATTCGCTTTTTGGACGGGACAAAAACACCGTTAAAGGACGGGGATGAAGTGAGTATTGTCCCAGCCGTTGCAGGTGGTTGA